Proteins encoded together in one Catenulispora sp. EB89 window:
- a CDS encoding Pls/PosA family non-ribosomal peptide synthetase, whose product MDQPVSGQDAPAVYDASASAPAPRTLIDILHATARAHPDATALDDGRRALDYSALLVEAAAMAARLGRAGVGAGDRVGVRVPSGTVDLYIGILGVLTAGAAYVPVDADDPDERARLVFGEAEVRAVIGEGLRITVQNQVSVQNQVSAENTPEAEAQPAAQPAQLAQPAHQPAPPTLANDAWIIFTSGSTGKPKGVAVTHRNAAAFVDAEAGLFLRGAPIGTSDRVLAGLSVAFDASCEEMWLAWRNGACLVPAPRALVRSGVDLGPWLVENGITVVSTVPTLASLWPVEALSDVRLLIFGGEACPPELAERLAVAGREVWNTYGPTEATVVATAAQLTGQSPVRIGLPLDGWELVVVDELEEPVPMGGSGQLVIGGVGLARYLDPEKDAEKYAPLKSMDWDRAYRSGDLVRADPEGLVFLGRADEQVKLGGRRIELGEVDAALQALPGVAGAAAAVKKTAGGAEILVGYVVPNAAGFDPATARAALAEQLPAALVPRIAVVDDLPVRTSGKVDRNALPWPLPGVEEPVEAAELTVAEDWLAERWATLLGERPVRPEVDFFDVGGSSLVAARFVSILRSRYPTVTVRDVYDNPTLGELAARLMALAPEAVDGEVAESVPEVAPVSRGAQAVQVAVMVPLATLGAVRWLTLLAGLGNLVDVPWAPRVSWWLVAAGFVLFVSPPGRIALAAGGVRLLVRGVRPGDYPRGGSVHLRLWAAEQLAWRIGVLTTVTGPWNTLYARALGARLGPDVDLHSPPPVTGMLRMDQGSSVEPEVDLTGFWVDGARVRVGELRIGANASVGARSLLLPGARIGERARIAPGSSVAGVVPAGQEWAGSPAVRLRKAERPPGVARRSRLWTWVYGSTAVGLALFPLIAALPALLIVAAFVQDTSTVWQGFGWALVGLVPATPVFVICYALLTLACVRALSVGMSAGDHPLHSRRAWQTWATLQLMAMARVWLYPLYASILTPSWLRVLGMRVGRGVEMSTVLAVPAMTTVNDGAFLADDTMIAPYEMAGGWLRVGHARIGKRVFVGNSGMVAPGRKLPKESLVGVLSAAPHKAKRGKSYLGMPPERLRRPGQDVDDSLTYNPPRRLMAARAAIELCRLVPMMVTAGVALLSVAVVTEVARSWGVAAAVLLGGVVFLAAGVLAGVIAVVAKWALVGRIRVSDQPLWSSFVWRNELADNFVELVAAPWFAETWLGTAPLNVWHRAMGSRVGRGVWCETYWLPEADLIVLGDASTVNRGCVVQTHLFHDRVMSMDVVRLDAGATLGPQGVILPAAEIGAQATVGPASLVMRGESVPAHTRWQGNPIAPWPGRA is encoded by the coding sequence ATGGATCAGCCGGTGTCCGGTCAGGACGCCCCCGCGGTGTACGACGCGTCGGCGTCGGCGCCAGCGCCCCGTACGCTCATTGACATTCTGCACGCCACGGCGCGTGCGCATCCTGACGCCACGGCGTTGGACGACGGTCGCCGGGCGCTGGACTACTCCGCTCTGCTCGTGGAGGCGGCGGCGATGGCCGCGCGGCTGGGCCGGGCCGGCGTGGGGGCCGGGGATCGGGTGGGGGTGCGGGTTCCTTCCGGGACCGTCGATCTCTACATCGGGATTCTCGGTGTCCTGACGGCCGGGGCCGCGTACGTCCCGGTGGACGCCGACGACCCGGACGAGCGTGCGCGCCTGGTCTTCGGCGAGGCCGAGGTCCGGGCGGTGATCGGCGAGGGGCTGCGCATCACCGTGCAGAACCAGGTTTCCGTGCAGAACCAAGTCTCCGCGGAGAACACACCGGAGGCCGAAGCCCAGCCCGCAGCACAGCCGGCCCAGTTGGCCCAGCCAGCTCATCAGCCAGCCCCGCCCACCCTCGCCAACGACGCCTGGATCATCTTCACCTCCGGCTCGACCGGCAAGCCCAAGGGCGTCGCCGTCACCCACCGCAACGCGGCGGCGTTCGTCGACGCCGAGGCCGGCCTGTTCCTGCGCGGCGCGCCGATCGGCACCTCGGACCGTGTGCTGGCGGGCCTTTCCGTGGCCTTCGACGCCTCCTGTGAGGAGATGTGGCTGGCCTGGCGCAACGGCGCCTGCCTGGTCCCGGCGCCGCGGGCGCTGGTGCGCAGCGGTGTGGACCTGGGTCCGTGGCTGGTGGAGAACGGCATCACCGTGGTCTCGACGGTCCCGACGCTGGCCTCGCTGTGGCCGGTGGAGGCGCTGTCCGACGTCAGGCTGTTGATCTTCGGCGGCGAGGCGTGCCCGCCGGAGCTGGCCGAGCGCTTGGCGGTGGCGGGCCGGGAGGTGTGGAACACCTACGGCCCGACCGAGGCGACGGTGGTGGCGACCGCCGCGCAGCTGACCGGGCAGAGCCCGGTGCGCATCGGGCTGCCGCTGGACGGTTGGGAGCTGGTGGTCGTCGACGAGCTGGAGGAGCCGGTGCCGATGGGCGGCTCGGGCCAGCTGGTGATCGGCGGCGTGGGCCTGGCGCGGTATCTGGACCCGGAGAAGGACGCCGAGAAGTACGCGCCGCTCAAGTCGATGGACTGGGATCGCGCCTATCGCAGCGGTGACCTGGTCCGCGCCGATCCGGAGGGCCTGGTGTTCCTGGGCCGCGCCGATGAGCAGGTCAAGCTCGGCGGCCGCAGGATCGAGCTGGGCGAAGTCGACGCGGCGTTGCAGGCGCTGCCCGGGGTGGCCGGTGCTGCGGCTGCGGTGAAGAAGACCGCCGGCGGCGCGGAGATCCTGGTCGGCTACGTGGTGCCCAACGCCGCGGGCTTCGACCCGGCGACCGCGCGCGCCGCGCTGGCCGAGCAACTGCCGGCGGCGCTGGTGCCGCGGATCGCGGTGGTCGACGATCTGCCGGTGCGCACGTCGGGCAAGGTGGATCGCAACGCGCTGCCGTGGCCGTTGCCGGGCGTCGAGGAGCCGGTGGAGGCGGCAGAACTGACCGTCGCCGAGGACTGGCTCGCCGAACGCTGGGCGACGCTGCTCGGTGAGCGCCCGGTGCGCCCCGAGGTCGATTTCTTCGATGTGGGCGGCAGTTCGCTGGTGGCGGCGCGGTTCGTGTCGATTCTGCGGTCGCGGTATCCGACCGTGACGGTCCGCGACGTGTACGACAATCCGACGTTGGGCGAGCTGGCGGCCCGGTTGATGGCGCTGGCTCCGGAAGCCGTGGACGGCGAGGTCGCGGAGTCGGTGCCGGAGGTGGCGCCGGTGAGCCGCGGCGCGCAGGCGGTGCAGGTGGCGGTGATGGTGCCGTTGGCGACGCTGGGCGCGGTGCGCTGGCTGACGTTGTTGGCGGGGCTGGGGAATCTGGTCGACGTGCCGTGGGCGCCGCGCGTGTCGTGGTGGCTGGTGGCGGCCGGGTTCGTGCTGTTCGTCTCTCCTCCCGGCCGAATCGCGTTGGCGGCGGGAGGCGTGCGGCTGCTGGTGCGGGGCGTGCGGCCGGGTGACTATCCGCGCGGCGGGTCGGTGCATCTGCGGTTGTGGGCGGCGGAGCAGTTGGCGTGGCGTATCGGGGTGTTGACGACGGTGACCGGGCCGTGGAACACGCTGTACGCGCGGGCGTTGGGGGCCCGGCTTGGCCCGGACGTGGATCTGCATTCGCCGCCGCCGGTGACCGGCATGCTGCGGATGGATCAGGGCTCGTCGGTGGAGCCGGAGGTCGACCTGACCGGTTTCTGGGTGGACGGGGCCCGGGTTCGCGTGGGTGAGCTGCGGATCGGCGCGAACGCTTCGGTGGGTGCGCGGTCGTTGCTGTTGCCGGGTGCGCGGATCGGTGAGCGGGCGCGGATCGCGCCGGGTTCGTCGGTGGCCGGTGTGGTGCCGGCCGGTCAGGAGTGGGCGGGGTCGCCGGCGGTGCGGTTGCGCAAGGCTGAGCGTCCTCCGGGTGTGGCGCGGCGTTCGCGGCTGTGGACCTGGGTGTACGGGTCGACGGCGGTCGGGCTGGCGCTGTTCCCGCTGATCGCGGCGCTTCCGGCGCTGCTGATCGTGGCGGCGTTCGTGCAGGACACGTCGACGGTGTGGCAGGGCTTCGGCTGGGCGCTGGTGGGTCTGGTGCCTGCGACGCCGGTGTTCGTGATCTGCTACGCGCTGCTGACGTTGGCGTGCGTGCGGGCGCTGAGCGTGGGCATGAGCGCCGGCGACCATCCCCTGCACAGCCGTCGCGCGTGGCAGACCTGGGCGACGTTGCAGCTGATGGCGATGGCGCGGGTGTGGCTGTATCCGCTGTATGCGAGCATCCTGACGCCGTCGTGGCTGCGGGTGCTGGGGATGCGGGTCGGGCGCGGCGTGGAGATGTCGACGGTGTTGGCAGTCCCGGCGATGACGACCGTCAACGACGGCGCGTTCCTGGCCGACGACACGATGATCGCGCCGTACGAGATGGCCGGCGGCTGGTTGCGCGTGGGGCACGCGCGGATCGGCAAGCGGGTGTTCGTGGGCAACTCCGGGATGGTGGCGCCGGGCCGCAAGCTGCCGAAGGAGAGCCTGGTCGGGGTGTTGTCGGCGGCTCCGCACAAGGCGAAGCGGGGCAAGTCGTATCTGGGGATGCCTCCGGAGCGGTTGCGGCGTCCGGGCCAGGACGTCGACGACTCGCTGACGTACAACCCGCCGCGCCGTCTGATGGCCGCGCGCGCCGCGATCGAGTTGTGTCGTCTGGTGCCGATGATGGTGACGGCCGGGGTGGCGTTGTTGTCGGTGGCGGTGGTGACGGAGGTGGCGCGGTCTTGGGGTGTCGCCGCGGCGGTGCTTTTGGGCGGTGTGGTGTTTTTGGCCGCGGGGGTGTTGGCCGGTGTGATCGCGGTGGTGGCGAAGTGGGCTTTGGTCGGGCGGATCCGGGTATCGGATCAGCCGTTGTGGAGTTCGTTCGTGTGGCGCAATGAGCTGGCGGACAACTTCGTGGAGTTGGTGGCGGCTCCGTGGTTCGCGGAGACGTGGTTGGGGACGGCGCCGTTGAACGTGTGGCATCGGGCGATGGGGTCGCGGGTGGGTCGTGGCGTGTGGTGTGAGACGTACTGGCTGCCGGAGGCGGATTTGATCGTGTTGGGCGATGCCTCGACGGTGAATCGGGGCTGTGTGGTGCAGACGCATCTGTTCCATGACCGGGTGATGAGTATGGATGTGGTGCGGTTGGACGCGGGGGCGACGTTGGGTCCGCAGGGGGTGATTCTGCCGGCGGCGGAGATCGGGGCGCAGGCGACGGTGGGTCCGGCGTCGTTGGTGATGCGGGGTGAGTCGGTGCCGGCGCATACGCGGTGGCAGGGGAATCCGATCGCGCCGTGGCCGGGTCGGGCATGA
- a CDS encoding DUF2625 family protein, with product MPELQELFTAGAVPLTVLPTDVDEGRRGLLQLQITVRSVLGSLVLNSGGLVVDGDWVRVFAGRSGRGSDGLPSLAAINAFPEVYDPAWRLGGVFALNSYDPAASGRPGEAGQMTYFAPDTLEWETMAMGHSAWVSWLLSGRLETFYEGLRWQGWREEASALSFSQGINVFPPLWSKEGRADLAAASRRAVPMREVLGVAVDTARQLGTADPGFLGQA from the coding sequence CTGCCGGAGCTCCAGGAGTTGTTCACGGCCGGTGCGGTGCCATTGACCGTCCTGCCGACCGATGTCGACGAGGGTCGCCGTGGACTGCTCCAGTTGCAGATCACCGTGCGGTCGGTCCTCGGGTCCCTGGTGCTGAACAGCGGCGGCCTGGTCGTGGACGGCGACTGGGTCCGGGTGTTCGCGGGCCGCTCGGGACGCGGGAGCGACGGCTTGCCGAGCTTGGCGGCGATCAATGCGTTCCCGGAGGTCTACGACCCTGCGTGGCGGTTGGGCGGGGTCTTCGCGTTGAACAGCTACGACCCGGCAGCCTCAGGCCGTCCCGGTGAAGCGGGACAGATGACGTACTTCGCTCCGGACACGCTGGAGTGGGAGACGATGGCGATGGGCCACTCGGCATGGGTGTCCTGGCTGTTGTCGGGTCGGCTGGAGACGTTCTACGAAGGGCTGCGCTGGCAGGGCTGGCGCGAGGAAGCCTCGGCGCTGTCCTTCTCCCAGGGAATCAACGTGTTCCCTCCGCTGTGGTCGAAGGAAGGGCGGGCCGACCTTGCGGCCGCGAGCCGTCGGGCCGTGCCGATGCGCGAGGTTCTCGGCGTGGCTGTCGATACCGCCAGGCAACTGGGCACGGCCGATCCCGGGTTCCTCGGGCAGGCATAG
- a CDS encoding LLM class F420-dependent oxidoreductase, giving the protein MDLGLHIPNFTYPGGPATLADDLTRVAVTAEEVGFARVSVMDHLFQIGPIGPVEMDMLEAYTTLGFLAARTEKVQLLAWVTAVTYRDPGLLAKAVTTLDVLSKGRAWLGIGAAWNGEEAAGLGLFFPSTAERFERLEEALQITLQMWSDNEGPYEGKHYHLGRTLNSPQPLRTPPILIGGGGEKKTLRLVAKYAQACNLFASPELEHKLQVLRGHCETEGTDYDAIEKTVMMPLNIGDKGENIPALLEQIRDFAALGVSEVHVSVPNVSETERLELIGRELIPAMAEL; this is encoded by the coding sequence ATGGATCTCGGGCTGCACATCCCCAACTTCACGTACCCCGGCGGCCCCGCCACGCTGGCCGACGACCTGACCCGGGTGGCCGTCACGGCCGAAGAGGTCGGGTTCGCGCGCGTGAGCGTGATGGACCACCTGTTCCAGATCGGGCCCATCGGCCCCGTCGAGATGGACATGCTGGAGGCCTACACGACCTTGGGCTTCCTGGCGGCGCGCACCGAGAAGGTGCAGCTGCTGGCGTGGGTGACGGCGGTGACGTACCGGGACCCGGGGCTGCTGGCGAAGGCCGTGACGACCCTGGACGTGCTGTCGAAGGGCCGCGCCTGGCTCGGCATCGGCGCCGCCTGGAACGGCGAGGAGGCGGCAGGCCTCGGACTGTTCTTCCCCAGCACCGCCGAGCGCTTCGAGCGCCTGGAGGAGGCGCTGCAGATCACCCTCCAGATGTGGAGCGACAACGAAGGCCCCTACGAAGGCAAGCACTACCACCTGGGCCGCACCCTGAACTCCCCGCAGCCGCTGCGCACCCCGCCGATCCTGATCGGCGGCGGCGGCGAGAAGAAGACGCTGCGCCTGGTCGCGAAGTACGCACAGGCCTGCAACCTGTTCGCGAGCCCGGAGCTGGAGCACAAGCTGCAGGTACTGCGCGGCCACTGCGAGACCGAGGGAACGGACTACGACGCCATCGAGAAGACGGTGATGATGCCCCTGAACATCGGCGACAAGGGCGAGAACATCCCGGCCCTGCTGGAGCAGATACGCGACTTCGCGGCGCTGGGCGTCAGCGAGGTGCACGTGTCGGTGCCGAACGTGTCGGAGACGGAACGGCTGGAGCTGATCGGGCGGGAGTTGATTCCGGCGATGGCGGAGCTGTGA
- the bioB gene encoding biotin synthase BioB, with amino-acid sequence MTDPSGVHLPLDTLLPEPLSDLLSDLVAAALERRPPTREQALALLDSSDEDLLDVVVAAGRVRRAFFGRRVKLNYLVNMKSGLCPEDCFYCSQRLGSEAEILKYSWIKTDEATELAAKAVGAGAKRVCLVASGRGPSDRDVERVADTVAAIKDGTPDVEVCVCLGLLKDGQAARLAAAGADAYSHNLNTAEEKYADICTTHTFADRVSTLRDATAAGLSPCSGAIFGMGESDEDVVSVAFALRELDPDSVPVNFLIPFEGTPLGGRWDLTPARCLWILALFRFVFPDVEVRLAGGREIHLRTMQPLALHLANAIFLGDYLTSEGAAGSDDLAMIADAGFVVEGRKEATLPAARAEQVAVRRRGAGTEVPANT; translated from the coding sequence ATGACCGACCCCTCTGGTGTGCACCTTCCCCTCGACACCCTGCTTCCCGAGCCGCTCTCCGACCTGCTCTCCGACCTGGTCGCGGCGGCCCTGGAGCGCCGGCCACCGACGCGCGAGCAGGCGCTGGCGCTTCTGGACAGCTCCGATGAGGACCTGCTGGACGTCGTCGTGGCCGCCGGGCGCGTGCGGCGGGCCTTCTTCGGGCGCCGAGTGAAGCTCAACTACCTGGTCAACATGAAGTCCGGGCTGTGTCCGGAGGACTGTTTCTACTGCTCGCAGCGGCTGGGCAGCGAGGCGGAGATCCTGAAGTACTCCTGGATCAAGACCGATGAGGCGACGGAGCTGGCCGCGAAGGCCGTCGGCGCCGGGGCCAAGCGCGTGTGCCTGGTCGCCTCCGGACGCGGGCCCTCGGATCGCGATGTCGAACGAGTGGCCGACACCGTGGCCGCCATCAAGGACGGCACGCCCGACGTCGAGGTCTGCGTCTGCCTCGGGCTGCTCAAGGACGGTCAGGCCGCGCGGCTGGCCGCCGCCGGAGCCGACGCCTACAGCCACAACCTGAACACCGCCGAGGAGAAGTACGCGGACATCTGCACCACGCACACCTTCGCCGACCGCGTCAGCACGCTGCGGGACGCCACCGCCGCCGGGCTGTCGCCGTGCTCGGGCGCCATCTTCGGGATGGGGGAGAGCGACGAGGACGTGGTGTCCGTCGCCTTCGCGCTGCGGGAGCTGGATCCGGACTCGGTGCCGGTCAACTTCCTCATCCCGTTCGAGGGCACTCCCCTCGGCGGGCGGTGGGACCTCACGCCGGCGCGGTGCCTGTGGATCCTGGCGTTGTTCCGCTTCGTGTTCCCGGACGTCGAGGTGCGGCTGGCCGGCGGCCGGGAGATCCACCTGCGCACGATGCAGCCGCTCGCGCTGCACCTGGCCAACGCGATCTTCCTCGGCGACTACCTGACCAGCGAGGGCGCGGCGGGTTCGGACGACCTGGCGATGATCGCCGATGCCGGGTTCGTCGTCGAGGGGCGGAAGGAGGCGACGCTGCCGGCGGCGCGCGCCGAGCAGGTCGCTGTGCGGCGGCGCGGGGCCGGGACGGAGGTGCCGGCGAACACGTGA
- a CDS encoding DUF4232 domain-containing protein — protein sequence MNTSDSSHLIGIRLGTALAACLAAVTLTAGCSSSTSSGAKNAAGSATTTSAASAVSPTASSSSGSVDGGASPSTAAPGTASGSPKPTSVGAGGPRDCSTDMLHFSIDPVREPINHVLISATNTAQVPCHLNKYPLLSTFQADKSTIGVAQMDKPAAAILLAPGAIAYAGVMTNAADGSGTNRKTIPALFLQLQPGDAGAGGTGRPVSVAMPPSAQYIDSSAYVSYWESDMQSALY from the coding sequence ATGAACACCTCTGATTCGAGCCACCTGATCGGTATACGGCTGGGCACGGCGCTGGCCGCCTGCCTCGCTGCGGTGACGCTGACAGCCGGGTGCAGCAGTTCGACGTCCTCCGGGGCCAAGAACGCCGCCGGTTCGGCGACGACCACGTCGGCGGCGTCAGCGGTCTCCCCCACGGCCTCCTCCTCGTCGGGCTCCGTGGACGGCGGCGCGAGCCCGTCGACGGCCGCTCCCGGCACCGCCTCCGGGTCGCCGAAGCCGACCTCCGTCGGGGCCGGCGGGCCGCGCGACTGTTCGACCGACATGCTGCACTTCTCGATCGACCCGGTCCGCGAGCCGATCAACCACGTGCTGATCTCGGCGACCAACACCGCCCAGGTCCCGTGCCACCTGAACAAGTACCCGCTGCTCAGCACCTTCCAGGCCGACAAGTCGACGATCGGCGTGGCCCAGATGGACAAGCCGGCCGCCGCGATCCTGCTGGCCCCGGGCGCCATCGCGTACGCGGGGGTGATGACCAACGCCGCGGACGGTTCGGGCACGAACCGCAAGACCATCCCGGCGCTGTTCCTGCAGTTGCAGCCCGGCGACGCCGGCGCCGGCGGGACCGGCCGGCCGGTGTCGGTGGCGATGCCGCCGAGCGCGCAGTACATCGACAGCTCCGCGTACGTCTCCTATTGGGAGAGCGACATGCAGAGCGCGCTCTACTAG
- a CDS encoding Dyp-type peroxidase — protein sequence MTDLSPADAAQPVVSPLTSAAMFLVLTVEDGGEDAVREVVPDLSAYARAVGFGHPEAELACVTGFGSAVWDRLFGGARPAELHPFVALDGPQHEAPSTPGDILLHLRGQHLDVCYDFAANILTRLGGAVKVVDEVHGFRYYDRRDLLGFVDGTENPEGSEAVDAALVDAERDPEFVGGSYVIVQKYLHDMSAWNTLSDQEQALVIGRTKAGNVQLPDAALPKTSHVALNTIVGADGREQDILRANMPFGSFREGEVGTYFIGYCATPTTTEQMLRNMFLGDGEGNRDRILDFSTAVTGGLFFVPPTSFLDDPPPAPGQDAPAADAAPAESPRPTDSSRPTASPRPADGSLGIGSLRS from the coding sequence ATGACCGACCTTTCCCCCGCCGACGCCGCCCAGCCGGTGGTCAGTCCCCTGACCTCGGCGGCGATGTTCCTGGTGCTGACCGTCGAGGACGGCGGCGAGGACGCGGTCCGGGAGGTCGTCCCGGATCTGAGCGCGTACGCGCGCGCCGTGGGCTTCGGGCATCCGGAGGCGGAGCTGGCGTGCGTCACCGGGTTCGGCTCGGCGGTGTGGGACCGGCTGTTCGGCGGGGCCCGGCCAGCCGAGCTGCATCCGTTCGTCGCGCTGGACGGCCCGCAGCACGAGGCGCCGTCCACGCCCGGCGACATCCTGCTGCACCTGCGGGGCCAGCACCTGGACGTCTGCTACGACTTCGCGGCGAACATCCTGACGCGCCTGGGCGGTGCGGTGAAGGTCGTGGACGAGGTGCACGGCTTCCGCTACTACGACCGGCGCGACCTGCTGGGCTTCGTCGACGGCACGGAGAACCCGGAGGGCTCGGAGGCTGTCGACGCGGCGCTGGTGGACGCCGAGCGGGATCCGGAGTTCGTCGGCGGCAGCTACGTGATCGTGCAGAAATACCTGCACGACATGTCCGCGTGGAACACGCTGTCGGACCAGGAGCAGGCGCTGGTGATCGGCCGCACGAAGGCCGGCAACGTGCAGCTGCCGGACGCGGCGCTGCCGAAGACCTCGCACGTGGCGCTCAACACGATCGTCGGCGCGGACGGCCGGGAGCAGGACATCCTGCGGGCGAACATGCCGTTCGGCTCGTTCCGGGAGGGCGAGGTCGGCACGTACTTCATCGGGTACTGCGCGACGCCGACCACCACCGAGCAGATGCTGCGGAACATGTTCCTCGGCGACGGCGAGGGCAACCGGGACCGGATCCTGGACTTCTCCACGGCAGTGACCGGCGGGCTGTTCTTCGTGCCGCCGACCTCGTTCCTGGACGACCCGCCGCCGGCCCCGGGCCAGGACGCGCCTGCCGCAGACGCCGCACCCGCCGAATCACCGCGCCCCACTGATTCATCCCGTCCCACCGCATCACCCCGTCCCGCAGATGGATCGCTGGGCATCGGAAGCCTTAGGAGCTGA
- a CDS encoding family 1 encapsulin nanocompartment shell protein — protein sequence MNNLHRDLAPVSDAAWEQIEEEARRTVLRYLAFRRVVDVSGPDGLELGAVGNGHTSAIVAPHDGVQARLRSAQPLVEVRIPFELDRSAIDDVERGAQDSDWQPVKDAAKIAAFTEDRAIADGYAAAGITGLRPFASNAAMALPEDPVDFPTTVARMATQLKLAGVEGPYHLVLGADAYQALSDAVDHGYPVAEHVARLIDGEVIWAPAITGGVLLSSRGGDYRLQLGQDLSIGYESHTAEKVRLYFTQSFTFLPYTAEAAVPLSAKLVEAAEGKAGKETKPAKRR from the coding sequence ATGAACAACCTGCACCGCGACCTCGCCCCGGTCAGCGACGCCGCCTGGGAGCAGATCGAGGAGGAGGCGCGCCGCACGGTGCTGCGGTACCTGGCCTTCCGGCGCGTCGTGGACGTCTCGGGCCCGGACGGCCTGGAACTCGGCGCGGTCGGCAACGGCCACACCTCGGCGATCGTCGCCCCGCACGACGGCGTCCAGGCCCGGCTGCGCAGCGCCCAGCCGCTGGTGGAGGTGCGGATCCCGTTCGAGCTGGACCGTTCCGCCATCGACGACGTGGAGCGCGGCGCGCAGGACAGCGACTGGCAGCCGGTGAAGGACGCGGCGAAGATCGCGGCGTTCACCGAGGACCGTGCGATCGCCGACGGCTACGCGGCGGCCGGCATCACCGGGCTGCGGCCGTTCGCCAGCAACGCGGCGATGGCGCTGCCCGAGGACCCGGTCGACTTCCCGACGACCGTGGCGCGGATGGCCACGCAGCTGAAGCTGGCCGGCGTCGAAGGGCCCTACCACCTGGTGCTGGGCGCGGACGCCTACCAGGCGCTGTCGGACGCGGTGGACCACGGGTACCCGGTCGCCGAGCACGTGGCGCGGCTGATCGACGGCGAGGTGATCTGGGCGCCGGCGATCACCGGCGGCGTGCTGCTGTCCAGCCGCGGCGGGGACTACCGGCTGCAGCTGGGGCAGGATTTGTCGATCGGGTACGAGTCGCACACCGCGGAGAAGGTGCGGCTGTACTTCACGCAGTCGTTCACGTTCCTGCCCTACACGGCTGAGGCGGCGGTGCCGCTGAGCGCGAAGCTTGTGGAGGCCGCAGAGGGGAAGGCGGGCAAGGAGACGAAGCCCGCCAAGCGGCGGTAG